Part of the Salmo salar chromosome ssa10, Ssal_v3.1, whole genome shotgun sequence genome is shown below.
ATTGTCTGCTCTTTATGTTTCActtaaaaaacaaaatgttttaccttaatttaactaggcaagtcagtaaagaacagattcttattttcaatgacggcctaggaacagtgggttaactgccttgttcaggggcagaacaacagatttttaccttgtcagctcagggattcgatcttgtaatcttttggttactagtccaacgctctaaccattaggctacctgctgccccattgttggacataagactgtGATTGACGATCCCGGCGTTACAGTATATCTCTCTAAACAGTAACAACAACTATCCTTATAGTTTGGTAAGAGGATCAATTGATTTGCTATCTTGTTGTATGTATCACAGTATCATGCACCCGATAATGGGAAGTTTTATGACCCACATTGATAAAAACACAATCAATTCACTTTGTTAGTGCAACAATACACAATATATAATAATAGGACATGTGCTGTATTCCCCTCAGTGAGATGTTATATGGATGGATGACCTGGCACCTTAAACTCTTTATATAAATGACTCACAGCGTATCAGACATCTGAGTCTTTTATCGAGCTAATAAGCAGACATCACCGGTCCTTCAATAGGCTAACAGGCACCTAGACCTGCTAACGCCACACTTCGGACATGACGGTGACCGCCGAGCTCATCTCTATGAAGGCTCTGACGTGTCACCATTAGTCACCTGTATGGGGACAGGGTAGCGGGGGGACAGAGTGAGTGTCACCATCATGACATAATTTAGTAGGTGTAGTCAGGGCACAGTCACAAACCCTTTAGAGTAACAGCTGGCCAGCATGCACACAATATTTGGTTCTGGGTGCAGAGACTACTGTATCACCAACACAGATCCTGCAGCTAGAATTATGAAGCCGTTATCGTTGCAGTTCACTCACCAGTACAAAAGAGGCTCTTGAACATACTGATTATGGGTATGGTAAACATGGGGCTAGGGTGGGGCTGCAGCTTGGTTGTGATGCGGTGAGGTGGCCTGTGGGGGGCTTGTGCGTGTCGTGCTGTGCAGCTAGCAGGGGCCTGTCTGCTGACTAATTCTAgccattcatttcacatttcagcGTCCCCGCCTGTCATCAGGGCTCTTATCAAAAATACATACCAGACCATAATCACACTACGACTGGCTGCCAACATACCTCAGGAGGCAGACACATGAACACGAATGAAAgatggggggcagagagagagagagagggagacataagAAAGTGGGACAAAGAGAAGTGATAGGTTGAAAAAGAGAAGTAGGTTATTCAACAGCAGTATTTGAACTTATTTGACTAAATAAAGACAAAATGCTTTCTTTTGAAACACTGCTCTCTCAGCACACAGGCACTTACACTTCTGCCGCGGCATATGCTGCAGACACAAACACGAGCGCAATTGTCCCCATTATGAACAACTGTCCTGAGAAGGTGACTGTGAGCCCCTAGGTGATGACTACTGGGTCAGGGTGTCACCCAGTAACAGTTCTGGACCACTCACGACTCGTGGTTCTGTCCGTGTTGCTTTACTCAACAATTACAGTCAATCCATCTCTAAACATGGAATACATTTTTACTTTGCTGTTATGCCTATTGTGCTGTGACGTGTTTTAGAGACTCTCCTGCAGATGTGCATATGTGTGCACGTTGTCCAATCATACTTATACACTCCTTTTATGCCTAAATTACTTTTTGGATATGTTAGGTTTCTACTTAGGATCAATAATTATCATACAATATCATTCACATTTTCACGTGTTTTATGTAAAAATCTAGACATTTTATTGGTCCACACATATATTCCATCAAATGTTGCTGTGGGTGTAGCGACGTTCTTGCGTTCCTGGCTCCATGCCATATAAGATTTCATATATCTGGACAATTACTATCGCTCCTGCCCCTCTACAGTAGTTATCAACACATTTTCTGTCAAATAAAGGATGTTTTGTTATTTCATCCGAACCGACCAACCTGTAGCACGGGGCATTCATTTTGACCGTGTGTTTGGCTCGCGGATCCACGTGAGGGGCGGCAGGGACAGGAGAGAGCGTGCTGTTGCCAGTAGCCAATCAGCGAGAAGCATTTCTTTGACTCTATAAAACCCACGGTGCTTTCACAGTGCACAGTGTTCACACAGTTGGTTCAAGGGAACAATTGAGAGGTTGTTGTGTTTCGTTTTTAACTAATACAAGCGATTACTTTTGCTTCATCAGAGACATTATTGATCAATTTGGATTTAGCATCGTCTTGAAAACTGAACAAGGAATTAGTGAAAATGCGTCTGATCCAGAACATGTCAACCATCGCAGAGTTTGCGACCCCAGAGTGTCCGTCTAACCGGACCATCAAAATAGCGGTGATTGGGGGCAGCGGAGTTGGCAAAACAGGTAAATTGACAAATCAGTTCAACTAAATGTTGACAACTGTATTTTAGTAACTGATGTTATAAATTCATAGGCTACATGATGATTAACTTATGGTCTTCTATTCCAGCTCTGGTAGTAAGATTCCTGACAAGGCGCTTTATTGGCGACTATGAGAGAAACGCAGGAAACCTTTATTCAAGAGAGGTCCAAGTGGACGGAGAGCAGGCAGCCATCCAAGTCCAGGACACGCCGGGTGTTGATGTAAGTTCACTTTTTGCTATGTTTCCAAATGCCCTCGAGACCACTGCGTTTGAGTGCCCACAGACCAACATTTATTTAGGCTAGTACACCAGAGCCTGTCTGTGATCAGTGTGAGGTTTTCTAAATGAATAAATCAGTATATTTTGTTGTCACACAACCATAGTAGGCTATTTGAAGTTTGAGCTTTCTGTTCAGTTCTTCCCTCCCTGCTCTGGGCAGTGGTCCAAACCTGCACTTTTTGTTCTTACTAAAAGtgcagttaaaaaataaataaaaaatacattttttttaaaagtctGGCCTGCTAATTTCCCATTCAGAGAAGAGAATGTCTGAGCCAGGGGTAAATGATACCCCACTTCTGTCTCCTCAATCACCCTCACCCGGTTCCCCTTTACTCAGCAGGAGAGGAGTAACATTACAGCCCACTGGTTGACTAGACTACAGCAATCAATTTATTAAAACATACCTGTTGTGTAATGATGAGAACATATTTGGTCTGGCATGTATTTAAATCACTTAGCTACGAGGCTGTCCAGGTTGGATTTTATGAAGTTAATTCATGTGTTTTTAACAATGTTCTAAATGAGTTCCAATGTAACAGTTCTCTAATCATGATCTCCATGTTCTCCTCAGGTGACATGCAATGGCCTCAGCCTCCCTGATCATGTGACCTGCTCCATCCAATGGGCCGACGCTGTGGTGTTGGTCTACTCTGTGACTGACCGCCATAGCTTCGACCTGATTGGCCAGTTGCACCAGCTGGTGGCCCGCGCGGGCGGGGTCAACGTGCCGCCTGTCATCCTGCTGGCCAATAAGGCGGACCTGCTGCACATGAGACGGGTGGATGCCGAACAGGGCCCCCTGCTGGCGGCAGTGCTGGGCTGCTCCTTCTGCGAGGTGTCAGCTAGCGAGGACTACAACCAGGTTCATGGGGCCTTCCACAGGCTCTGCTGCCACATGGCCAAGCAGCAGCCCCAAGCCTCCCTGTCCTCCCACACCACAACTGGAGCAGCAGAAAAGAAGGGGCGCTCACCCCTCATCCCCAGGCCCAAGTCCCCCAACATGCAGGACCTGAAGAGGCGCTTCAAGCAGGCTCTGTCAGCTAAAGTCAGGACGGTCACCTCTGTGTGAGAAGTACTTGGGTTTGTCTACTACACAACATGGTCCAGAGTGGCTACAGAAAATACATTGAATGAGGAGAAACGAGGACAGAAGATTCCTGTCTCGTTTGGGGACTCAATCCTGTATGGCTAGAGCAGCCTGACCTGCGACGAGCAGCAGAGACAAAATGGAGGCTCAACTTTGACCTCTGACCGAAGTCACTGTCTGACAGGTGATGACCTGTGGGGTGAAACTGTTCACTGAGTCTGCAGATGTCTGCTATGAGGGACAGCAGCTGGGAGGTGTTGGTATGTCAACCCACCAGATGGGACAGAGGAGCTGAATGAAGCCCAGACACACTCCAGATTGTGTGAACACTGACATCTTCTCTTGGTAACAAAAGCCTTGAAGGATACTGCACAGAGTATTTTTAGCTGGCAGCAAtttagttttttttctttttttccctcaggCTGCCACTGTATGGCAATGCTAAAAGAGCACTGGCATTGTCAGACAAGCCATGCACTTGAGTCAGAGTGCTGAGTTTGTGACAGATGAGAACCTGAACAGTGAACAATCTCCAGTTCCCCAGTGCATTCCTTGTACAACAGCCAAAACCATCATTCTGCACATCATGGTAGTGAACTATGAGTGGAAGGCAGGATCACTGTGGGGCAGCAGGGAATGATATGGGGCTGGGTGGGATGTTGGGGTTATTTGTAATGCACTTTAACAAAGCCAAATGTTTGACTTATTTGTTATACTTTTGAAAATAAAATGATTGCATTCATGATGACTCTTGTCTTATAACCTCATGTGTAAAATACAAACAACTTATATATATGGGTCAGGTATGAACCAGGTAAAGACCTATGTATTATAGGTTAGGCTGTGTAGACATTATCTACAATGAAGCATACTACACCACACCTACCCATGAACATAGTCAAGGCTCGTCCTCAGAGGTGCTGTTCCTCAACCTGGGTGGTGTGACCGATGACAGTTGTAACCCTGGCAAAGACACCACAATGCTATTACAGTTATGTGAAAGTTCCTGTCACTAGTGAGGTTCAGTTCATGCTGATTTGATATGTGGTCTACTGTCCTATGATTGAGAATATCAGGCTCCAGTCAACGTGAAACACCCATCTGAACATGGAGAAAAAGCTTCAGGGCAGTTAGTGACATGGAGATGTGTAAAACTCAACTGTTGACCTCTGTTGGACAGACCATGGCCTGTCATTACCACAGAGGCCCTCCACATTCATCTGTCATGACTTAGCTCTCTCTCTGAGAACCAATGCAGAGTGTGAATGAGTTGGTGTAGTGGTTTAATTCTGTACTGTGCCAGGATATAAAAACCAGCAAGACGCCTCACGTTACTTCTCTCACCTGTAATGAGCTCACACATTGTATAGGACAGTCAGAACAACCTTAACTCATACCAACTAACTCAATGTATTCTGATTTAATTCAAACAAATATATTAAAGCAacttgatttgaatgtcattgttctAAGTTGAACTTCAAGACAGAATCCTTTTTACCCCAGATTGAATCAAGTTTACATTCAGTACAGTTTGGAATAAATCCATGAACACTTAATTACCTTAATGTGATTTAGGGAGTACAAGGGATGGGACACAGCTCTGACTAAACTGAAGTAAACATTTAGGAATGCGTTTGAAAAAGCCTAAATAGATCATCTTTCTATCACCTAGTCTTATGTCTGAACCTCCacgtctggtctggtctgctcaCACACCAATGACTTACCAAACCACAAAACCTCAATGGAGCATCTAATCGCTCCTCTCCAGAAAGCGGTACGTGTCGGGTGTGTGGTCCTTGTTCTGTGCTCACACACCGATGTCTGGCACCAGTCTTTGGGTGGTGAAGAGCAGCTCAGGGACATCTGTAGGTCTCAGCAGTCTGGTGGAGAGGACCAGcacctgggacagacagacatggagagTCAGACTAGCTCGTGGCTAAATCAGCAACGGAGAAAGCCAACAGTTGGTTGTGTTCAGACAACTGGAGTAGACGTCCTGCTTTAAATAAGCAGATACTGAATGTGAacggaagcatttcactgtaaggtctacacctgttgtattcagcagttcactgtaaggtctacacctgttgtattcagcagttcactgtaaggtctacacctgttgtattcagcagttcactgtaaggtctacacctgctgtattcagcgcatgtgactaatactatttgatttaatttgacacCATAGAAATCATTCAAATTTATTTAGATAAAGATGAGTTTGTTGTGCCTTGCGCCCACATTCAGTATATGAGCCGATGACTCAGTTCATACATTAGACAAACCCAGGCTATTCACTTTCAACTGTATTTGAACAAATATCATATGTTTCATTAGTCCAAACAAAACCATTTTCTGACTGCTTTTAAATCTGGGTTAATTAATGACCAAGTCCTTAGAGGACCTATATGTTCCTGGAAGCCTTTATCAGAACACTAccagctgcagacagacagatcgaGCAGGCTGAATGGGTTGGGGTCAGAGTGCGTGTTGAGGTCAGACGGTGTGTGGGCCGCTGGCTGCAGGTTGAGGGTCCTACAGTATgagcctctctctttcttctgttGTTCTGATTAGAGATGTATTCATGACATCAGCCTTTGATGCTGCTCAGGCCTTTCATTCCCTCTAAACTCCATTATACATGCCTTTCATTAACACAGCTAGCCAGGGATTAGACTGTACTGCAGTACTCTGGCTTACAGTTCATTAACCACGTACACGCAACATACAATACACACGGATGTTTAGCGCATGGTTgagtcagagtgtgtgttgtagcacacacaatacacaatcaGATGCATTACCACATCACACACAAAGAATGTACACGTGTGTATATAACATTAGTTCCTTTCGGCACTATCCATTGTCTGTCACCTGAGAatatgtctcagtgtgtgtgtgtgcacgcgtgcatGCGAGCGAGAGAGtgactgtttatataatatatagCTACTCTTGACTTTCTTCAACTCAGCACCCAGATTTTTGTGATCTTCCCCCTGTGTTTTATCCTCAGGCTCCTCTTTTGAGGTCACTCAGACTGATGACGAACCCTCGCAAAGCCATCACAGTGTGTTATGTAATGCCACCGAGCCATAACCTGGAGAGCTGTagcctaaaaaacacattcatACCACAGCAGCGAAGACTGCACCTGGTCTCtcgcatctcctctcctcctctcctctgatttATTTACACCTCTTTCCCCTCGCTCTCCAAATCCTCCCAATTTGAATTATTTGTTCGATACAAGCTCTGCCAGGTGAGTCGAGAGCAAGCGGCCGTGGTCTCTCACCTGTGTGCCCGGCTTGTGGGCGGAGACTACCTCACGGATCAGGCGGAGCTCAGAGGGAGTGACTCCTCCCACTAGGAAGAGAAAGAGCAGGGCGTGGTCGCTGGGGTGTGGACGGCTCAcctagggaggggttagggattGGGATAAAAATGAGCTTTGGCACAAGTTAACCATATCATAATTAAAGGTTATGCTATGGTTTGTGAGCTGAAACTCTAAAGACAATCTGTGGAGCCAGATTACAGTtctgactcctctctgtctctccctatgtctctctcccccccgctgtccttcagtctctcccctctctggtctGAGTCACTGCCCAGCTGGAGGGCAGTGGTCAGAGTGGACTATTCAGCATGAAGGCTTTAAACAACACTCattccagacacacacacggatTTGTACATGAGTGAGAGTCAGGGGGTCTGGTGCGCCAGCTATGTGTGATTGGTTGGCCTACAGATAATGGCTGTGTTCTATTGGCTGGGGAGTGACGCCGAGATCACAACTACAGCCTTTGAATAATAAC
Proteins encoded:
- the LOC106560267 gene encoding ras-like protein family member 11B, with amino-acid sequence MRLIQNMSTIAEFATPECPSNRTIKIAVIGGSGVGKTALVVRFLTRRFIGDYERNAGNLYSREVQVDGEQAAIQVQDTPGVDVTCNGLSLPDHVTCSIQWADAVVLVYSVTDRHSFDLIGQLHQLVARAGGVNVPPVILLANKADLLHMRRVDAEQGPLLAAVLGCSFCEVSASEDYNQVHGAFHRLCCHMAKQQPQASLSSHTTTGAAEKKGRSPLIPRPKSPNMQDLKRRFKQALSAKVRTVTSV